TGGAGAAATACCGAGGATTCTCGCCCCCTTTAAGTGGACccgcaagccagctggaagattctctTGGATTTGTCCTATGTGcgtagggatttgggccctggtgGTCAGGCCCAAATGTAGGAAAAGGCCATGTCATGACcataccctctataaaagggaaggtcatcatcaccttgtactaggAACCTTTTGacaattaatgagaatattctcttttattacatctttgctattttagtgctctgctagggtttgcttttGATACTTTTCTTACTTAAGCTTACCTTAGAACgcaacattggcgccgtctgtggctctaacCTAGATCTACAAGTGACGTAGAAGGTGAGAGTTACGATTCATGGAAACTCGTTCGTGCGGTGTGGGTCGCCGTGACCATCGCCGGAGAGGTGGTGGTCGCCGGGGTGGACGCGGCGGCGGTCGAGACAAAAATCGTGTAGTGCATCAAGAACAAgagcaggaggcttcctcggacggtgttcactcggtggcgcagtcaccCACGTCGTTGGTAAAACTAGCTTCGGGCAAGCTTTCAGATCTAGTAGCCAAATCAGATCCaggagtcaggcgacgatcaaCGCCGCCTGCGTACATAAACTTAGAAGATCTTAAGAACAGCGCTCCGAGGAAAGCGCAGGAGGTGATAACAGGTATCACGCCAGTGGCTTTGAAGCAAATCCTGAACACCTTGCAAAAGGTACAAAGCCAGAATGAACAGTTACAAGCCTAGGTGGAATATTTAAACCAGATGCGAGATTTTAAGCAGGGACAACGTCTCGAAGTGGAGGACGTTgttgaatttcaaccttttgttcccTCCATCACAAAGGTGGACATACCAAAACATTTGCAAacaatggcattagacgccttctcGGGCGATTCTGATCTCATGGAGCATTTGAGGTACTTTAACTCCAAAATGGTTATTGGTGGGGCGACGGATGAGGTGAAGTGCAGACTGTTGCCATCAACATTCAAGGGAATGGCGATGCAGCGGTTCATTAGACAACCGCCTTTCTCAATTGACAATTTTATGGACTTGTCCACtaagttcttaactcaattctccgccaacaaAACTACAAAAGCAACTATGTTTGATctcatcagcatacatcagcagccAGGAGAGAAGCTAAAGACCTACATGGcgcgcttcagcaagatggctgTTCAACTTGAGGAGGATAACCCGGATGTATGTttggcgtctttcaaaaatggccttagggcgggagatttgaatcgAGATTTAACAAGACGACCAGCGCGTgacatgatggatcttcgcgctcgagTTCAGGAATTCATCTTAATTGAGCAAGACgatcagaaaaagaaagaaagggagGAGGGAAGGAAAAACTTCCAACCCGGCGTGGTTGCGCAGGACAAACCCAAGGCTGGAAAGGATACAAGGCTAGCTCAAACTCCACGCACACCAAGGTCTGGcccatatcaaaactccaaacctgGATTCCAGAATACATGGCATAGAAAACTTCAAGGCACCACCACAGCTCCGACTAGTCAACATGTTGCCTCGCCAAATACGGTACCACTTACTAAACTAAATGCACCCCTAAGTGCCATATTGAGGGCAGTAGGACAAACAAATATTGTGCAATATCCGCCGCCACCTCGGCGACCACCAACTAATGTGGACATAAACagatggtgtgagtaccacaaaaCGCTGGGTCATACCACAGATAGTTGTTGGAACTTGCGGCGGGAGATTGACCTGCTAATTAAGGCTGGACATCTGGCAAATTTTGTTAAAGATGCAGCAACGCCAGAGGCCGCCAAGGTAACTCAAGCggacaaaggaaaaggaaaggaggTAGTAGACGAATTGGGCGACCCTGTAGGAGAATACTCATCCATTGCAGGAGGGTTTGGAGGAGGCGCGATTTCTAGCAAGGCCAGAAAGCgttatgtggcggcagtacattCTGTGCACGAAGCATACTAAGGCGAATGTTGGTTGAATCACTCTCCAATCACATTCACCCCTCAAGATTTTGCACAAGTGATTGCTCATGACAATGACCCGATTGTTGTAACAATCAGAGTTAACAATTACATGACGAAGAAAGTGTTCTTAGATCAGGGATCTTCGGCAGACATCATTTATGgtgatgcctttgatcgccttgGGCTAAAGGagtcagatttgaaaccatataAAGGAACACTGGTGGGGTTCATAGGAGATTGTGTCAATGTACGAGGATACGTGGAAATACCAACAACCTTTGGTGAAGGGGAATTTGTTTAGAAATTTCAGGTCAAATAcctagtattggcgtgtagagctaATTACAATGTACTTTTGGGGCGGGACATTCTTAACAAGCTATGCGTTGTGATTTCAACCGCTCATTTAACTATTAAGTACCCAGCCTGCAACGGGAAGATTGGCGTCCTCCGCGTGGATCAGaatgcagcaagagaatgttacCTAAGAAGTGTGGCACTCTACAGGCGAAAGGCCGCCAAAGATAGCCACCGTATCACAGAAATTTTTCCACAAGAAGGGTTTACTTTGGACCCAAGGGATGAcgctgatgatttccgcccacaacctttgGAAGAAACTAAATCAGCGCAAGTCAAGGATAAGGTTTTAAAAATTGGCAGCAGTTTGACAAAAGAACATGAGGAAAGGTTGATCACCATTttgggtgataatctagatctctttgCTTGGACAATTAATGacgtaccagggattgaccccaatgtgatcactcataAACTGGCTATACGGCCAGGAGCGAAAccagtcatccagccaaggcgaAGGATGAGTGATGAAAAAAACAAGGCGGTGCAAGTAGAAACTGAAAAGTTAATCAAGGCCCAATTCATTCGCAAAGTACAGTACCCAACCTGGCTCGCCAACGTAGTGATGGTCAAGAAAGCTAATGGGAAGTGGAGAATGTGTACGGATTAcacaagcctgaacaaagtgtgtcctaaAGATTCGTACcctcttcccaatgttgataaattGGTGGATGGGGCTTCGggaaatgaacttttaagtctcatggatgcatattctgggtataatcaaatcatgatgcatccttcAGACGATGAAAGTACGACATTCATGACTAATCAgacgaactattgttacaaaactatgccttttggtttaaaaaaTGCGGGAGCTACTTATCAACGTCTCATGGATAAAAATTTTGCGAACCAAGTAGGAAGGAACATGGAAGTATATGTAGATGATATGATTGTCAAATCCGCCAAGTCTGGCGACCACGGCAATGATCTTAAGGAAGCATTTGCTCAGCTAAGAAAATATCGTATGAGGTTAAATCCCAAGAAATGTTCATTTGGGATTCAAGGGGGAAAGTTTATGGGATTCATGATAACATCAAGAGGGATAAAGGTAAATCCAGATAAAGGCAaggcgatcttggagatgaaaagcccaacaagtgtcaaGGAGGTACAACGGTTAACAGGACGCATGGCTGCCTtagcacgtttcttgccaatggcagGCGACAAAGAAGCTCCGTTCTTCacttgtttaaaaaagaattcgaTGTTTCAATGGACTGAGGTGTGTGAACAAGCTTTTACTaaattgaaagaatcattagCAACATTACTAGTGCTATCCAAACCCACGCTAGGCGTTCCTTTGACGCTCTACTTGGCAGTTACAGATAGGGCGGTCAGTACGGTATTGCTTCAAGAAGAGGGGAAAAAGCAGAAGGTTATCTACTTTGTAAGTCATACTCTGCAAGGTGCTAAATTGTGATACCAAAAAATCGAGAAGGCGGCTTTGGTAATTCTAAAAACGGCGAGACGTCTTAGGccatacttccaaagtttccaaatcaaagttaaaactgacgTTCCCTTACGACAAGTGCTCCAAAAACCTGATCTGTCAAGGAGATTGGTCAGTTGGTCATTCGAATTGTCAGAATATGATAAATAGTATGAGCCAAAGGGGCAAGTTACAATCCAAAGCTTGATTgatttcgtggcggaattaacacccacggaaggcgagaaaACTCAGGGAGAGTGGGTCCTGTCTgttgatggatcctccaatgaTACGGGAAGTGGGGCAGGAATAACTATTGAAAGCCCGGACAAGATGGTCATCGAACAATCTCTGAAATTCGAGTTTAAGGCGAGCAACAACCAATCAGAATACGAGGCACAAATCACCGGTTTAAGGCTCGCCATTGAATTAGGCGTTcagaaattgttcatcaaaggcGACTCACAGCTGGTTGTTAAACAGGTAAAAGGAGAGTATCAGGTAAAGGATCcacaactttccaaatacttggaagtggtgcACAAGCTAATGATGGAAATAGAGAAGATCAGGATAGAACATATTCCAAGAAGTCAAAATGAAAGGGCGGACGTGCTAGCAAAATTGGCCAGTACGGGGCGATTGGGCAATTATCAAATAGTTATCCAGGAAACCCTTCCTCGCCCCAGTATTGACTTAGTGGAAGTAAAGTTAAAGGCGGTAAAGGCGGTAACGGAAGGCGAGCCTTCGTGGATGGAATCAATCAAAACTTTTCTCCAAAATCCAAAGGATGATAATTTGAACACAAAAGAAAAGCGTAGGGAGGCTAGTTTTTACACGCTGGTAGGCAATGAGTtatatcggcggggaattatgtctcctatgctcaaatgtgttgacATGAGAGATGCTCAGGGAATCATGGCAGAAGTTCACGAAGGAGTATGCTCTAGTCATATAGAAGGGCAATCATTGGCAGTAAAGGTATTGAGAGTAGGATTTTACTGGCCAACAATGATGAAAGACTGCCTGGAATACGTCAAGAAGTGTGAAAAGTGTCAAGTTTTCTCTTACTTACACAAAGCCCCGCCTGAAGAGTTGacaaccatgatggcaccttggccatttgctatgtgggggactgatattttaggaccattcccagtagcaaaggcacaaatgaagtatataattgtggcggttgattactttaCCAAATGGATAGAGGCGGAAGCAGTGACGACAATTACGGCCGCTAAAGTCAGGAACTTTCTATGGCGACGAATTGTGTGTAggtttggggtccccatggcctTGGTAATGGATAATGGGACTCAATTCACAAGCAATTTCACAAGAGAATTTTGTGCAGATATGGGAATTGAAATGAGATTTGCATCAGTAgagcaccctcagacaaatggGCAGGCAGAATCAGCCAACAAGGTCATTTTGAAGGGCTTAAAGAAAAAATTAGATGAGGCGAAAGGCCTTTGGGCGGAGGAGCTTCCAGGCGTCCTGTGGGCATACAACACGACTGAACAGACAAGCACGAAGGAAACCccatatcgtttaacttatggaactgatgtcatgctcccagtggaaattgaaaaccaaagttggcgagtagCTCGGTTTAATGAGGACGACAATGGGGAGAATTTGATAGCAAACTTAATCATGCTGCCTGAGGAACAACGGAAGGCACActtaaggaatgaggcgggaaagGTGAAAATTGCAAGGAAGTTCGCAACAAAGGTGGTCCCAAGAAgtatgagggtaggagacttagtgcttcgAAAGAAGACTATACCCGACAAGAATAACAAACTCTCGCCtaattggggcgggccttacaggataattggcgatgttggaggtgGAGCCTAAAAATTAGAACAACTTAATGGTCAGAagattccacgaacatggaacgcctcacatttgaagcagtattttagttaagtggaacaacaaaaatgaatgaagccgcactctttttccctttctcaggaaaggtttttaatgaggcggcataaTGTAAAAATGAAGGGACAACAGTTCCCATGTTTTGAAaagtaatgaaaagatcattccAAGAGAATACTTATTGTTGATTCATATTATGAATTTATGCGACGTAAGTCGTATCAAAGTATAAAGTACCGCGAGTAATCCTTTCGGAATAATAAAGTATCGCCACTGAGtattaaaagccttggcaattctagtggcaactagaaaccaagcctcgtcgaaaaaaaAAACGACTAAGGTACATAAACCTAAACATTGATAAAGCTCAGTAACTAACAACGACAAAGTAGCAACATAGTTAAACTGAAACGAACTTCATTGAAGATAGAAAAGGGTGTGGCCCATACATacttttaatgacaaaaaggggCAAAGCCCAAAACAAGGCTTG
This is a stretch of genomic DNA from Lotus japonicus ecotype B-129 chromosome 1, LjGifu_v1.2. It encodes these proteins:
- the LOC130736831 gene encoding uncharacterized protein LOC130736831 is translated as MTKKVFLDQGSSADIIYGDAFDRLGLKESDLKPYKGTLVGFIGDCVNYPACNGKIGVLRVDQNAARECYLRSVALYRRKAAKDSHRITEIFPQEGFTLDPRDDADDFRPQPLEETKSAQVKDKVLKIGSSLTKEHEERLITILGDNLDLFAWTINDVPGIDPNVITHKLAIRPGAKPVIQPRRRMSDEKNKAVQVETEKLIKAQFIRKVQYPTWLANVVMVKKANGKWRMCTDYTSLNKVCPKDSYPLPNVDKLTNYCYKTMPFGLKNAGATYQRLMDKNFANQVGRNMEVYVDDMIVKSAKSGDHGNDLKEAFAQLRKYRMRLNPKKCSFGIQGGKFMGFMITSRGIKVNPDKGKAILEMKSPTSVKEVQRLTGRMAALARFLPMAGDKEAPFFTCLKKNSMFQWTEVCEQAFTKLKESLATLLVLSKPTLGVPLTLYLAVTDRAVSTVLLQEEGKKQKVIYFYEPKGQVTIQSLIDFVAELTPTEGEKTQGEWVLSVDGSSNDTGSGAGITIESPDKMVIEQSLKFEFKASNNQSEYEAQITGLRLAIELGVQKLFIKGDSQLVVKQVKGEYQVKDPQLSKYLEVVHKLMMEIEKIRIEHIPRSQNERADVLAKLASTGRLGNYQIVIQETLPRPSIDLVEVKLKAVKAVTEGEPSWMESIKTFLQNPKDDNLNTKEKRREASFYTLVGNELYRRGIMSPMLKCVDMRDAQGIMAEVHEGVCSSHIEGQSLAVKIWELK
- the LOC130736827 gene encoding uncharacterized protein LOC130736827; amino-acid sequence: MRDFKQGQRLEVEDVVEFQPFVPSITKVDIPKHLQTMALDAFSGDSDLMEHLRYFNSKMVIGGATDEVKCRLLPSTFKGMAMQRFIRQPPFSIDNFMDLSTKFLTQFSANKTTKATMFDLISIHQQPGEKLKTYMARFSKMAVQLEEDNPDVCLASFKNGLRAGDLNRDLTRRPARDMMDLRARVQEFILIEQDDQKKKEREEGRKNFQPGVVAQDKPKAGKDTRLAQTPRTPRSGPYQNSKPGFQNTWHRKLQGTTTAPTSQHVASPNTVPLTKLNAPLSAILRAVGQTNIVQYPPPPRRPPTNVDINRWCEYHKTLGHTTDSCWNLRREIDLLIKAGHLANFVKDAATPEAAKVTQADKGKGKEVVDELGDPVGEYSSIAGGFGGGAISSKARKRYVAAVHSVHEAY